The DNA segment CATGACATTGATCATGCTGTAACTCACTGGTGTGGTTAAGTGGGGTACTAATAAACATGGGAGAAAAAAATTAGTTAGAAATTTTGCTGTTATACTACTATTAATTTTGGATATAGCATTACGACAAGTTTAGCTGTCAGCTCACCATGTTGttgtaaaataatattttgaagcATTTTGTAGGTGTATTTAACAGAAAAAAGCTAGCGTCATAAACAAGTAAATCTGGATCAATCCAGAATGACCagtttaattattaaatattccATCATCAAGAATGATTCAAATTAGATTCAATTTATCTACCATAATTAGTTAGGATAATCATCTACCAGTCAATTTTCTCAGCTAATTTACAAAATTTAATTAGCTGAGCAATCATACCACAGCAGCACTTTTTGTACGAAGTTAGTATTTATTATGAAGATTGATGATAATTTGCAATTTGCGCAATAATTTCATTTGATTTTGTTAGCAAAAAGTTTGTAAGAATGTATTTTATGCGAAGTTATACTAGAAATTGTTAAATGGGCGTTTTCATTACATTTATATTTGTCAATAGGGGAACCCACATGTGTGTATtacatatgtatatttatacTTTCATGTTATGCTCAATAATTACACTAAGCGTTGACTGTGTGTTGGAAGCCTGCCACAACTTGTTCTAGAAACAAAATATTAAGAAGTTAGCCTTTCTAATATTTTTATCCCATTTCTTTgtctttcaaaattatttttttgagtgTTAGAATCAAGCCTGGCGACGTAATTCTTCTCAACAGATGTTTGATGCTTCAAGTTCAGGTGTTAGTGTTTTCCTTGCAGTATTTTGTCTTCACCAAGTTTGTTATCATGCTAAGCTGTTAGTCTATCAGGATGTCCACCAATATACTTCATTCCATGATCTATTGCAAGCAGAAAGTCTTGAAAAAGTTCTTCCAGGAGTAAAAAGTATTGAAGAAGGTAGTATTGCTTTGGATTCTTTGATACTGAAAGTGTGCTGGATTCTTGATTCTGAAAAACATGTTCCCTGTACTTATGAAGCATGTGCAGTTTGCACACATAGTACATTACTATTTTTTTATGCTTTTTCGTCTGCTTGCTTGCTGCAAAAGTATACCACTTTTTTTAATAATGTATACAGACACATCAAATCctgatattttcatttttttgtcaACGCCTTTGTTTTTTCAGCGACAACTTGTTAACTTTAAAGTTTTTTTGGCCAATGCTATTTTACGGTTCATGCCCTTAAAGCATTCCCAAGAATTCACTCGATGTTTATACACTCaaattcattttaattttatcCCTTAATTCATTTTCAGTCGTACCTTATCTCGCATTCAGTCATTTCAATTTTCAAGTCATATGTGAATAGGTGATCCCATTTAATCTTTGCAATTTCAGGGTCATGTAGCATGAGATATATAAACAAATGATCTGCGTAACTTGGAAATgttgagagaaaaaaatttatttctgacAAATCTCAAGTTAGCTGGTTTCACATATTACTTGGGGGCACAATCTGTCCTGCTGTCCCCATGGTCGGTGATTGTTTAGGCTATCCAAATAAGAACTTGATATGGATCAACAGCCTTCTCAAAAGTTATTTCCAAACTAAGCTATCATGAAGTGCAGAATTGAGGAAAAGAGAATGCCATCATAACTGAAATGAGTCTTTCTAAAATTATGTATTTACCAAAATTTTTCAGGTGTGCAAATCTATAGAGGCTTCTACTCCGAAGAGAAGGAAAGGTCGAATGGTGTCCTTGCTATATGTGTCAGAAGACCAACTTCCCAGCTATACCAAATAATGACGTCCATCATTCAAGTGAGTGCCCTCAGAGGCATGTGATATCCTTATTTGGGTGCTTTTTATCACacatatgtttttatttgtgtGTCTCATTAAGTCATCATTATGTCAAGTTCGGTTTATTTATAAATGAATACACTATTGCCTTTTGAAGTGGGAATAGATCATGGAATGGATATGATGGATATTTCTTATTAAATAGGGGAGTTTCTTACTCTTAGTTGAGCATCGACTGTGACATCTGAGTGGAATGTGTGATTAGTTTAGGATGCCTTGTCTATCTTCTAGTTGTCAATGTTAGCTTGTAGGTCAGCAAGCAACTTTGTCTGAGCTAGGATTTTACTGCTGAAAGTTTCTTTTGCTATTATCTTCCTGATTTACTTGTGCGCAATGTTGTGGAATGGCTTCCATATAAGGTGGGGTTTCATCAGCATTCACCCAGAGATATTAACTTTCTCTTTCACCATGATATGTTCCGCCGATGGCTTGTAGTGTATTTGACACCAAAGGTCACCCAGATTTAGACGAGGTCTCGGGTTTGAGATTATAATTGTTGCAGAGGTGTATCCATacatttagaaaataatattcgCAAACATGGTTTATAATGTGTTCTTCTTTTTCATGTTCTTTtattattgatattattttcttttgaaaaatgTGTTTTAAACTCCGACTGTTCACATGATTTAAAACAATGCATCATTAGGATAAGAGCTCTTTAGCGTTCTAGCATCTTCAACCTTCTTGTTTCAATAATGTCTGGAAGAATGCTTCCTTGTGTATGTTTTAGACTCTTGTAAATGAATTATCCCATACAATATTATGCATTTTTTCCTGTCATTTCAAGTTTGTGATAGTCCAGAAGGCATGGAACACGCATGACATGCATTTGCAAAATCTGTGTCATCTACGTATGGAGCATACATTTGTGTTTTTTGGGTAACCACCCCCGGTCCATAACTCGTTTACATGTTTATGCCTTTTGAATCAAACTCAGAATTTGTGCAAGAAACATGTTGTAGATTGACAATAAATTTACTCTTGAAGGGACTGAGCTATGAGGGAATTCAAAGACTATTGGGCTTTGTTCATACTGTCGGGACAGTTCCTGAACTACTTCCTCCCCCACCATCCACTCTGCTCTCCACCTTTTCGGAACTACATAATCCACATGTATGACAATGCCTCTATAGGATTTTCAAATCCATTTTACTATTCGGTGAATAGTGCCCTCTATCTTGTGTCATTCTGATTCATGATATGATTTTACGTGTGCATGTAGTTGTTAAATGACGCATTAGTTTGTCACTATTTATGTTtccatattttatttgcttgagGTAAAAAATTCAACCTTGACAGCTGGTGCCAGGTCCCTAGCAAAGCATGCCAATAGAAGCAGCAAAGGATACTGGGGTACCTTATGTGGAAATGGTCAGTTCAATTTGATTATTTTCTTCATAATTGAACCTTGTCAGTATATGAACTCAAGATTATTGATTTTCGCCTGGCTTATCAACACCTATCAACGAAATTGTCATCGTATCTGTTGAAGGAATTTTCACCAATCTAGCTTGAACTGAGTTTTAGGTTCAGATTTTTCATTTTGTACTTCAGAAGGTGAGATTACAGGTGGAAATTAGTTGTGATTGATTTGATCATGGCAAACTTTTCAAACTTGAGCTTGGTGGTCTTTGATCAAATGTAAAACTtgatcttgagctgacttcatggATAAATTGTTATTCTTCTGCTtctctaaaatatttttcatattgGTAAACTTTATCTATTGTCCCCTCTTTGTGCTTTTTTATCTTCACCTTTCTAGATAGATCAGAATCTATATGAGACTTGACAAATGAGTTTTATCGCATTTACTTCTTTCTCTCATAAACTTAATTGGTGGTTGTTGATATTGTCACATCATGATTATATTTTGAGTATATGAATGGTAAAcaatttgatgttttttttttgtttttttttttgaaaagagtAAATAATTTGATGTTATGAGATCTTTTTAGTAAGTATTGCATGGAATTACGAATAAaaaagtttatttttaaattttggtgttttttttcttataccagcaacaaaataatttatttaatatttagtaGCATGCAAGCTGGTTCATGGGCTTATGAATAGTGATCTTCAAGATGGTTTGCTGGGCGGTCAAGTTGCATGCTAAGCTGTTCATGCTCTTGTTGCTGCAAACTATAGATCGAAATAATTATTTACCGTTATTCGGAGCCAACTGTCATGCTAATACCTCACTTTGATCAATTGAGACAAAAGGACATGGTCCGATAGAAATGCACTTATTCTTTCTGACATTCATACTCGTGGCTCCTGCTAACTCATTCCCAAATATGGTGAAAGCCTGTTAATGATTTGTGTTGATGGCCACAAATACAATCATGAAGTCCTGTTAAATTTTGGGTTCATTTGTCTGAACACCGTTGGTTGTATGTTAAATTTGTATCACTAAAATGGATCTTAATATTATGATAGAATGCATCTGGTTTGTTCCAGATGTTGAAAACTCTTCCATTTCCAGAAATTGGGtggaaaaataaattctttGTAACTTGTATGAAACAAGGGTGGTGGAAACTGGGTGATTATTTTTCTCATGTATGCAATAGAGTAGGAAGATGGGATATTATAAGTGTAAGTCCACTGGGATTAAACATTTAGTTAAGTTTTGGTGCTCAAGTTCTAATTTGAGTTACTGAATTTAAATGGTTAATATCGACCATCTACTGGGGATAAAATCTAtctatttattttcatattgatTGGCAGACATTTCCTTGAGAGATTCTGGAGAAGGTTGTCCGTACGAAAAAGTATGGATCTGACATTTATTGGAGTTTACAAGTCTTTTATTTTTCATccagattctgaaaaaaataGGCACTCTCTGGATGTCATCAGTTGCTTGTTGACTCATTGTACCTGGCTGAACATTCATATTGTTCCACCTCATGGAATCATATTAGAGATCAGGACTGCTGAAGGTTATGGCGCACGGTGGTCTGAAGATGGGACTAAGGTATACAATGTTATGTGACGTTCTTAACTGCGatctaaataattataatagCTGTTGTAACGAAGGGCACTTTCATATTTTGCTTATACTTTTATGCCCAGTAAAAGAGTAGTTCGGGCTATGTGCATAACAGGGATTTACATCGGAAGAAATCCAAGATGGTCAAAACTGAAAGATTTTACCCTGATTTGCAGTTCATAGGATTTCTCGAGCCCTATGTGGTGGATGGTTTCTTGAAGGGCTGGAAGCATTAGTTCACTAGGACTGAATTTGTTAGTAAGTGATTGATGCCTTAAACTGGAACTAGAGCTGGATCGATTCAAATTGTACTAAATTCATGAAATTCAACTTTGAGTATCCAAATTAATGTCAGATGTATTTGCAGCTTCCTTAAATTTGTTCATGAGTTACTTGTTATACactcttatttatttattataacatAAAACATATATGATCTAATGATGTTATCTTATTTAAGTGATAAAGAATGCCTTCATTGATGCTGGTGAGTTTTAGTTGATACCAGAGCAGGAAAGCTTTGTGCTGGTTGGAGCGGTCAAATTATAACTGACTTTGAATAATGCTGAATAGATGACTTTCTTGGTTATTATACTAGGTAATTTTGGGAATTCATGATCAAGCAAGAGGAAGTGCTAAAAATATAATGTTAGAACTGTTCTTTTGGAACTTGAAATGAACACGTTATTTTTTATATGAGATCATTGCCATCCGAGGCAAGTTTCATTCACTTTGTCACGGTGGTTTACATGATTGTCTTTTTCTTGGTGACTGCCTGTGTTCTGCTTCTTCTTTAACATCCTTTTTGTTCAACGAGTAGATTTATTTTCTGCTATTGTAACCATGCTGCTTTTTTACTCCTATTTTCCAGTAGTCCACTCTGTTTTAGACCATCTAAAATTGCCTAAGTTTTGTGTTTAAGGATCTACATTCTGTTTAGGTTAACAACCTCAAGAAAACTTGCGCATAAAGAATAAGTGTAATTAAATATCACAATTACGAGTGCAGATTCTTTTATTGTTAGCATCATTCGCGAAAATGAAAGAGCCGAGTTATTCATCAAAGTTTagcaaaattaataaataaaatgttcATGTCCAATGGGAAATAGTGGTCCTTTCTTGCTTAGGAGACCAGAAAGATGATAGTGAGCCATCTAATTCAATGTTTCCTGGGATCAACACGAGATTCCAGTCATCGTCGAACCTTTTTCTGTCGGTCATTTCTGCATGTACATTTCTTGAAGTTAGTTAAATGAGATATGTAAAAACGTGGGGGAAAAGGTTATCTTGCCTTAGATATGGTTTCAGTTTGTTCTTCGGAATGGGTGTTTTTTCATTGCCGTTGTAGATCCCAAGCGAGTCAACTGAAATTTTATTTCAAGTTCTCCTTTCAGATGATGTATGTTTCATGGCTAACATTTTGATACTTGCTGTTGAAGATTTTATGTGGTAAGTGAAATTTATGTTTCAGTTTCTCCTTTCCAATGGTTATCTCTCAGACTTGCTACTGGATATTCAGATTGTGGTTAAGTGAAAATTTAGTGACTCAACTTGTTCGGTAGTGGTCTTTTTCTTTTCTGTACTCCTTTTACTTGCATATAAAATGCATACAAAAGTGGAATTTCGAATCTTATTTTGGAACACAAAGTCGGCACTGGCATGTTATGCTTTCTAATATAATTAGGAATCAAAGAGAAAAGTAGTGGCAGAACACTGTGACAGCTTTCTTTTTCAAAAGCTAAACTTATCCAGGGGGCCAAACTTTATACTTGTATCAGTAATAAACATGTCATGTGGTTCTTTAGGTTTCGAAGTTTGATCTCTTTGTCACCACTATGTAGTTGAAAAGATGTGACGATCGTGGTTATTGAGCTCGTAAGTTACGTGTCCAGCTTTAACGAGTGCCCGTTTTGCTGCGAGTAAAACTGCGAGTTAAAGGCTTCATGGTGTTTTAAGCGTGCTTTAGATATCTGGGTTGTGAGTTTGCAGTAAAATGCGGTGTAAGACCGATTCTTATGTACAAGTCTATGGTTTAGATACTTGAACACCACCTCATGAAAATGAAGAAACTTGAGATTCTCTCGAATTATGGATTTATTGACACAttgtctttatttatttatttatttattattattgtgttgGCTGGCCTGCTTAACCTTTCTGATAGGTCTTGATTTTAAGATTAatgaatttatattaaaatacgATGTAAAGGGCTAAACAAGGAGACAATGTGCAATGCAAAAAGGGGCCCATATGGAAGGAATTGTCATTGTAGGTATTATTTTATGAAAGCAATTTGAGGAATTGAGTTCGTAGACACTTCTCCAATGATTGGGAAGATAAACAAAAATCTTTGTTCTTGTCCTCTTGTCTCATTTTTCAGTGCGGAATAAACTTCATACTGGTACCATTTGGTTTTGGTTTTATCCCCTTTAAAGTTTTCCTccctaaaataatattttttaacaaattaattaatttaaatctgTTGTAAAGgtcggtatatatatatatataaagattgATAAATATAAGATAAGAATAAgatattaattgattatatatttttgttttagTCAATTTTTTATCTGAGTTCTACAACAGATTATAGTTATATATGCTAATGGAATAACTATGTCGAATATTAGAAGTTTATTACACTATacatatcaaatattaaaaatttaaacatgCACTAAATTAAAATACAATATTCGTAATTTTGAGACGTTGACAATGATCTTTGCTCTTGCGATATGAATTGAAAGAGGTTGTTCAGAtatcaacaacaaaaataaattatttggctTCTTAACATGTACTGGTTCACCAAGAAGATTAGAGATTCTTCGGAACGAAGCTGTCACTTTTGAAACCTAATTAGATACAACTgaggaaaaataataataattaatcatCTTTGTTTTAGGTATTTGGATATCAATATTGTCACCCTCTTGCAAGCGAGATTTACTGATTTATAATTAatagagaaaataaaaattattatcttATAAGTTGGGCTAAATTGGATTTTGGTACGTACTTTAACTAATTAAAAATAGATCTCACTCCaattattttgaaataatttgTTCAACATCTGGCATGATCAGACGGCATGTTAGCACTCCAGTAGAAaatgatgaaataaaaaaaaattagtaggaCAGTTTATATTTGTTAGAAGATCAAAATTCGATTGTCTCTTAcctcaaaaaaagaaaaaaagaaaaaaaaggaaatTCAATTGAGGCCAAGTCTTTTCGACATAAATAAGTACTCCActaataattattttgttttcattttctatagaaattgaaaataattatatatagttACTGAAAACTATATTTGTAAtatatcttaagtggggaaaCATAAAATATGTAGTATACCGATTGGTTGGATAATTTAATtatgaaggaaaaaaaaaaaaaaaaaaagttggagAGTCATATGTGGCTGTCTTCTCTGTATCGTTTTTATCATCATCTATTTGTTTTCATTAGCTATGACGAAAAATCTTGTGCTTTGCAATATACCCattatcctaattaattaatgaagaTTCCATTGCTTCATAAGCAATATATACCTCGTTTGTTGAAAGGAAAATATCACTTCAACttcaaatatcaattaaataactaatTTGATGATAGTAAATaagaatattattaatatattattacttTCATTTTAACTTCTTTaagaaaaactatttttttctcTTTCTATGAAGTATATATGTATCACACGAGTTATTATTAATCCATATATACGATAGATATTGAACTCACATTTTAGTTGATGAGCGATTTAAAGTGTATAAATTAcgaaaaaaattaactaaattAAGAAAAGTGTTGAccttataaattttatataaattttcatttaAAGAGATCATGCGATGCGCGCTCActttttatttttccaaaatgATAGATGTTTCGAGTGGTTGTATCTTCCTCCATTTTTTTGGTAGATTATTAAACAATTCTTAGTCCTATCACATAATAAAAACAAGGTtatgataatatataaaatcagaCTTGATGATTACTTGACAAAATTATATTCTCACAAGCACTTGTCATTATATGTGTTCCATATATGATGCAATGTAGAAAATATATACATAGGTTTACACAAATATAATTTGATCATATTGTCTTTCTCatcaacatattatatatatatatacacacacacacacacatatatattttatattttttggttAGGGGAATTAAAGAATGGCCCCCTTCAAGGTGTGCCGTTGGTCCACTCCTATTTATATACGCATATATGTGTGCATTTATATTTTGGCGCACATAAACTTACATACATATAGTTTTAAACTATGGAGTATAATTAGTGCCTTCAaatagagagaaaaaaaaaaaaaaaaaaaaagactcgGCTTTAAAGCTCATATGGATAGAACTTCGATCCTCTCAAATGAAGCTGGCTTCTTACACACAATTTCCAACCCCAAAAACATTAATCCAATTCTTGATCATCAGTTGGATACACAAGGAAGCAATTTCATCAACCAGCAGCCTCAAAGCAACAGCACATCTGCAGCAAGCCAACTATCCTCGGATTCGGCCGAGGCTTCCGACGCCAAGTGGGCTTCGAAACTACTCACAGAGTGTGCCACAGCCATGTCTGATAAGGACTCCACCAAGATCCATCACCTTCTATGGATGTTGAATGAGCTTGCTTCTCCATATGGAGATTGTGATCAAAAGTTGGCATCTTATTTCTTGCAAGCCCTGTTTTGTAAGGCGACCGACTCCGGCCACCGCTGTCACAAAACCCTAATATCGGTGGCAGAGAAGAGCCACTCCTTCGACTCTATCCGAAAATTGATCCTAAAGTTCCAAGAAGTGAGCCCTTGGACAACTTTTGGTCATGTGGCATCGAATGGGGCCATTTTGGAAGCCTTGGAAGGTGAGTCCAAGATTCATATTGTTGATATAAGCAACACTTTGTGCACACAGTGGCCTACTCTTTTAGAAGCCTTAGCCACAAGGACCGATGAAACGCCTAGTTTAAAGCTTACCATCGTCGTGACAACCGGCATCGCGAAGTCGGTTATGAAGGAGATAGCTCCAAGAATGGAGAAGTTTGCAAGGCTCATGGGAGTGCCCTTCCAGTTCAAGGTCATGAGCGGCCTGAACCGGCTAGGCGACCTGACGAAAGAGGGTCTAGGGGTTCGAGATGACGAAGCTTTGGCTGTGAATTGTATTGGCGCATTGAGAAAGGTTCATGTTGAAGAAAGGATGGATGTCATCAAAATGATCCAAACCCTAAGACCTAGGGTTGTCACAATAGTCGAAGAAGAGGCCGATTTTTCGACTAATAGAAATGACTTCGTCAAGTGCTTCGAGGAGTGTTTGAGGTTCTACACGGCATATTTCGACATGTTGGAGGAGAGTTTCCCAACTACTAGCAATGAGAAGTTGATGTTGGAGAGGGAGTGCTCCAGAACCATAGTGAGGGTTTTGGCTTGCGACGACGACGAAAGTCGTGATCATGCAGGAGGGGATAATGAGAGGAGGGAGAGGGGGATCCAATGGGTGGAGAGGCTCCGGGGTTCGGGTTTTTCGTCGGTTGGATATAGCGACGATGTCATGGATGATATCAAGGCCTTGCTTAAGCGATATCGAGCCGGATGGTCGTATGTATTACCCACCGGTTCGGTTGATGATTCAGGTATTTATTTGAGTTGGAAACAAGAACCTGTAGTCTGGACTTCAGTGTGGAAACCctaaagtatgtggtttttttcttttttaaagatTAAAGTATGTGTTTTTACTTCagttgattaatatttttgtgctatagATTTCttgttttaagattttataCTAGCATGAGATTtctataagatatatatatatcgttgATTTTTAAGGGTTGCAATTaagcatattatatatatatatatatatatgatttatttgaaGAACTTAATTCTTTATGATTCTGATCTTGACGTTATAATTATTTGATTCAAGTTTTATTAGTTGTAGTGGTCTTTTCTCTCTTCTTGTTTGAAACATGTTGAGCTAGTACTGGTGGCTAGACTATCACAAGTGTGTGTATATGCGATGCCTTTAGTTTACATTTAATATAAGTACTTCAATATATAGATTCAGATTCTATAAATTGTTATAAATTAATCAGGACCAAGTAATACACTGGGATATTGATAGAAAATAATATTGGGATTCAAATTAAAACATAACCTTAATTGCACGatgaaatatattttgaatcaaTTGAATTCGTCCATCTTAATTAATCATGGTCAATCTATTTAAACTCAACGTACGGATGAATTAATTctataaaatatgtattttctttttcattttattttatattttttgtatttttccttGTTAGAGCTATGATTTCTGATATCATTATAGTGAACTTAGAAACTGATCAAAAAGTGGCATCTCGTTGACTCGTTCCAAAGAAATACAATCAAATAACATATATAGAAATGAAATTACGATTCTAATTACAAATATACGTAGATTATTAAACGAActtaaaggaaaaagaaaaagaatttCTTTACAGGAGTCTGATAATTCATTGATGCAATACAAATGGATAACTCAAATTTGGG comes from the Henckelia pumila isolate YLH828 chromosome 1, ASM3356847v2, whole genome shotgun sequence genome and includes:
- the LOC140876087 gene encoding protein SHORT-ROOT-like, encoding MDRTSILSNEAGFLHTISNPKNINPILDHQLDTQGSNFINQQPQSNSTSAASQLSSDSAEASDAKWASKLLTECATAMSDKDSTKIHHLLWMLNELASPYGDCDQKLASYFLQALFCKATDSGHRCHKTLISVAEKSHSFDSIRKLILKFQEVSPWTTFGHVASNGAILEALEGESKIHIVDISNTLCTQWPTLLEALATRTDETPSLKLTIVVTTGIAKSVMKEIAPRMEKFARLMGVPFQFKVMSGLNRLGDLTKEGLGVRDDEALAVNCIGALRKVHVEERMDVIKMIQTLRPRVVTIVEEEADFSTNRNDFVKCFEECLRFYTAYFDMLEESFPTTSNEKLMLERECSRTIVRVLACDDDESRDHAGGDNERRERGIQWVERLRGSGFSSVGYSDDVMDDIKALLKRYRAGWSYVLPTGSVDDSGIYLSWKQEPVVWTSVWKP